A genomic window from Neoarius graeffei isolate fNeoGra1 chromosome 5, fNeoGra1.pri, whole genome shotgun sequence includes:
- the c1ql3a gene encoding complement C1q-like protein 3, with protein sequence MVLVLVVLIPVLVNSAGTSAHYEMLGTCRMVCDPYGTKSPSSTATADTAARDTGLVQSLPTFIQGPKGEPGRPGKTGPRGPPGEPGPPGPAGPPGERGEPGRPGLPGPPGPNGAGAISAATYSTVPKIAFYAGLKKQHEGYELLKFDDVVTNLGNHYDPTTGKFTCSIPGIYFFTYHVLMRGGDGTSMWADLCKNNQVRASAIAQDADQNYDYASNSAVLHLEPGDEVYIKLDGGKAHGGNNNKYSTFSGFIIYAD encoded by the exons ATGGTGCTCGTGCTGGTCGTGCTCATCCCGGTGCTGGTGAACTCGGCCGGCACTTCGGCACATTACGAGATGCTCGGCACGTGCAGGATGGTGTGCGATCCGTACGGCACCAAATCCCCGAGCAGCACGGCCACGGCAGACACGGCGGCGCGCGACACCGGTCTCGTGCAATCACTTCCCACTTTCATCCAAGGGCCGAAAGGAGAGCCGGGACGGCCCGGGAAGACGGGACCGCGGGGACCGCCTGGAGAGCCAGGTCCTCCAGGACCCGCAGGCCCGCCTGGAGAGCGGGGAGAGCCGGGACGGCCAGGCTTACCAGGACCCCCGGGGCCAAACGGCGCTGGCGCTATCAGTGCCGCCACCTACAGCACCGTGCCAAAAATCGCCTTCTACGCGGGCCTTAAGAAGCAGCATGAGGGCTACGAGTTGCTTAAGTTCGACGATGTTGTCACTAATCTGGGGAATCACTATGACCCGACCACAGGAAAGTTTACCTGCTCCATACCGGGAATCTATTTCTTTACTTATCATGTGCTGATGCGGGGTGGAGACGGTACCAGCATGTGGGCAGACCTCTGCAAAAACAACCAG GTGCGCGCAAGCGCCATCGCACAGGACGCGGACCAGAATTATGACTACGCCAGTAACAGCGCGGTGCTGCATCTGGAGCCTGGGGATGAAGTGTATATCAAACTGGACGGTGGCAAAGCGCACGGAGGCAACAACAACAAATACAGCACCTTCTCTGGCTTTATCATCTATGCCGATTAG